In one window of Acidimicrobiales bacterium DNA:
- a CDS encoding ABC transporter ATP-binding protein, translating to MTTAEAGRLAARDEHPAHQLRRFDDVTAPVLLDVNDLRVRFNGGGRVVRAVNGVSFSVAPGETLAVIGESGSGKTVTSRAVMGLLPPTAQVSGSVRFEGRELVGCSEKELRQVRGRLISMVFQDPARSLNPTMRIGAQIREAVRVHEKITRQQGRDRAIELLRMVRLPSPETRYVEYPHQLSGGMRQRVMIAIALACRPKLLIADEATTALDVTTQAQIMEMLLELQQEMGMALLLISHDMGLAASYTSEVAVMYAGRIVEGAATEELFERVRMPYTKVLLDAIPRIDRPSHSLLPVVPGRPPDLSDLADNCAFNPRCPRVTERCRVERPALEEHEPGHRYACFHPHRAEGE from the coding sequence GTGACGACCGCCGAGGCCGGGCGCCTCGCGGCGCGCGACGAGCATCCGGCGCATCAGCTGCGGCGCTTCGACGACGTCACGGCGCCGGTGCTGCTCGACGTGAACGACCTGCGGGTGCGCTTCAACGGGGGCGGCCGCGTCGTGCGCGCCGTGAACGGGGTCAGCTTCAGCGTCGCCCCCGGCGAGACGCTCGCGGTGATCGGCGAGTCCGGCTCGGGCAAGACCGTCACCTCGCGGGCGGTGATGGGGCTGCTCCCGCCGACGGCGCAGGTCTCGGGGTCGGTCCGCTTCGAGGGCCGCGAGCTCGTCGGGTGCTCGGAGAAGGAGCTCCGCCAGGTGCGCGGGCGCCTCATCTCGATGGTCTTCCAGGATCCCGCCCGCTCGCTCAACCCGACGATGCGGATCGGCGCGCAGATCCGCGAGGCGGTGCGCGTGCACGAGAAGATCACGAGGCAGCAGGGCCGCGACCGAGCGATCGAGCTGCTGCGGATGGTGCGACTCCCCTCGCCGGAGACCCGCTACGTCGAGTACCCCCACCAGCTGTCGGGGGGGATGCGCCAGCGGGTGATGATCGCGATCGCCCTCGCCTGCCGGCCGAAGCTGCTGATCGCCGACGAGGCGACGACCGCCCTCGACGTCACCACCCAGGCCCAGATCATGGAGATGCTCCTCGAGCTGCAGCAGGAGATGGGGATGGCGCTCCTTCTCATCAGCCACGACATGGGCCTCGCCGCCTCCTACACGAGCGAGGTGGCGGTGATGTACGCCGGCCGCATCGTCGAGGGGGCGGCGACCGAGGAGCTCTTCGAGCGGGTGCGGATGCCCTACACCAAGGTGCTCCTCGACGCGATCCCGCGCATCGACCGCCCCTCGCACTCCCTCCTCCCCGTCGTCCCCGGCCGGCCGCCGGACCTCAGCGACCTCGCCGACAACTGCGCCTTCAACCCCCGCTGCCCGCGCGTCACCGAGCGCTGCCGCGTCGAGCGCCCCGCGCTCGAGGAGCACGAGCCGGGTCACCGCTACGCCTGCTTCCACCCGCACAGGGCGGAGGGGGAGTGA
- a CDS encoding ABC transporter permease translates to MAVRLPEVSVAEIGVTAVHDAAEIAAPRWRRDLELWLPAGFLALLVGACFLWPLIDHSLPSPVGGQLQNANVPPLSRGALFGTDNLGNDIFSRILYGGRVSIEVGLGANLIGLCLGGYYGVFAAFKGGLIEATMMRILDMFLAFPALILAIVVSQFLGPSELHVIFAISFFSVPAFARIARAQTLRLREQTYVTAARLSGRKDRAILFGHVIPNVVPNLLTFGLLGIPIVIIVEAALSFLGYGVPPPGPSWGNMLAVGQSYLSSNPDLVIIPAAFLIATVLSLNLVGDAVRDRWASR, encoded by the coding sequence ATGGCCGTTCGACTTCCTGAGGTCTCGGTCGCCGAGATCGGCGTCACCGCGGTGCACGACGCCGCGGAGATCGCCGCGCCGCGCTGGCGGCGCGACCTCGAGCTCTGGCTGCCGGCGGGCTTCCTCGCCCTGCTCGTCGGGGCGTGCTTCCTCTGGCCGCTCATCGACCACAGCCTGCCGAGCCCGGTGGGCGGCCAGCTGCAGAACGCCAACGTCCCGCCGCTCTCGCGGGGGGCGCTGTTCGGCACGGACAACCTCGGCAACGACATCTTCTCCCGCATCCTCTACGGGGGGAGGGTCTCGATCGAGGTCGGCCTCGGCGCCAACCTCATCGGCCTCTGCCTCGGCGGCTACTACGGGGTCTTCGCGGCCTTCAAGGGGGGCCTCATCGAGGCGACGATGATGCGCATCCTCGACATGTTCCTCGCCTTCCCGGCGCTCATCCTCGCGATCGTCGTCTCGCAGTTCCTCGGACCGAGCGAGCTGCACGTGATCTTCGCGATCTCCTTCTTCTCGGTCCCCGCCTTCGCCCGCATCGCCCGCGCGCAGACGCTGCGGCTGCGCGAGCAGACCTACGTGACGGCGGCGCGGCTCTCGGGGCGCAAGGACCGGGCGATCCTCTTCGGCCACGTCATCCCGAACGTCGTGCCGAACCTGCTCACCTTCGGCCTGCTCGGGATCCCGATCGTGATCATCGTCGAGGCGGCCCTCAGCTTCCTCGGCTACGGGGTGCCGCCGCCCGGGCCGAGCTGGGGGAACATGCTCGCGGTCGGCCAGAGCTACCTGTCGAGCAACCCGGACCTCGTGATCATCCCCGCCGCCTTCCTCATCGCCACGGTCCTCAGCCTGAACCTCGTCGGCGACGCGGTGCGCGACCGCTGGGCGAGCCGGTGA
- a CDS encoding ABC transporter permease gives MTLGAPAASTPPRRNRLLHAFASSPSLRVIGRRLLTAIPVLFGVSFITFSLLNLLPGDAASSLLGLNATPQELKALRIRLNLNEPFFTRFGHWFGNVLSGHFGNSLASGQSVTSILGQRVPVSIELILFAFVLSVAFSIPVAVLAARHPRGFVDRCSILVSMAGLATPNFVLALLASLVFALHLRLVPVLGYVPLRQNFWENIHSMVLPAATIAFGLFCTYTRLLRADIVEQLVAEDYITTARAKGVHPWVILVRHALRNSMFGLLTLIGLNLGTLIGGTVIIEQIFALPGMGQELIQAINNRDVIVVEGVVLLIAVVIVLANLATDLLYAVLDPRIRYGRSTS, from the coding sequence GTGACATTGGGCGCCCCGGCCGCCTCTACTCCGCCCCGCCGGAACCGCCTCCTGCACGCGTTCGCCTCCTCGCCGAGCCTGCGGGTCATCGGCCGCCGCCTGCTCACCGCGATCCCAGTGCTCTTCGGGGTCTCGTTCATCACCTTCTCGCTGCTCAACCTCCTCCCCGGCGACGCGGCGAGCTCGCTCCTCGGCCTGAACGCCACCCCGCAGGAGCTGAAGGCGCTGCGGATCCGGCTCAACCTCAACGAGCCGTTCTTCACCCGGTTCGGCCACTGGTTCGGCAACGTGCTGAGCGGGCACTTCGGGAACTCGCTCGCGAGCGGCCAGTCGGTCACCTCGATCCTCGGCCAGCGGGTCCCGGTCTCGATCGAGCTGATCCTCTTCGCCTTCGTGCTCTCGGTCGCCTTCTCGATCCCCGTCGCCGTCCTCGCCGCCCGCCACCCGCGGGGTTTCGTCGACCGCTGCTCGATCCTCGTCTCGATGGCCGGCCTCGCGACGCCGAACTTCGTGCTCGCGCTGCTCGCGAGCCTCGTCTTCGCCCTCCACCTGCGCCTCGTCCCGGTGCTCGGCTACGTCCCGCTCAGGCAGAACTTCTGGGAGAACATCCACTCGATGGTGCTCCCGGCGGCGACCATCGCTTTCGGTCTGTTCTGCACCTACACGCGGCTGCTGCGCGCCGACATCGTCGAGCAGCTCGTCGCCGAGGACTACATCACCACCGCGCGCGCGAAGGGCGTCCACCCCTGGGTGATCCTCGTCCGCCACGCGCTGCGCAACTCGATGTTCGGCCTCCTCACGCTGATCGGTCTCAACCTCGGCACCCTGATCGGCGGGACGGTGATCATCGAGCAGATCTTCGCCCTCCCGGGCATGGGCCAGGAGCTCATCCAGGCGATCAACAACCGCGACGTGATCGTCGTCGAAGGGGTGGTGCTGCTGATCGCGGTGGTCATCGTGCTCGCCAACCTCGCGACGGACCTGCTCTACGCCGTCCTCGACCCGCGGATCCGCTATGGCCGTTCGACTTCCTGA
- a CDS encoding aromatic ring-hydroxylating dioxygenase subunit alpha — protein MLSTEENVLLTSTSRGTPMGELLRRYWHPVAAATEFDEQRTKAVRLLGEDLVLYKDRSGSYGMLERHCPHRRADLSYGYVEECGLRCSYHGWAFDAEGNCTSQPFEDVQHENRRFRDSIKARAYPVQELAGLVFCYLGPQPAPLCPNWELFTYENGFRQIVLAEVDCNWLQCAENNIDPVHFEWLHNNWALEQLGRFSKGERAAAHVRIGIDEWEYGFGYKRILENTDETSPLWTQPRLHMMPNLFMPGGTHFEYRVPVDDTHTLSVVWSYEPVPLEQRPYVQEKIPHWYAEITDPVTGRWINTHVINQDTIAWVGQGRLADRENEHLGASDLGVRMFRKQLLSDLAAIAEGRDPMGIVRDPEKNSPVRWPDDRRLLMEKGLPKKEWLQRREQRPDSPRPADDYFAFYAGQPPEVRKAYEEAMGI, from the coding sequence ATGCTGAGCACCGAAGAGAACGTCCTCCTCACGAGCACCTCGCGGGGCACTCCGATGGGCGAGCTGCTCCGCCGCTACTGGCACCCCGTCGCCGCCGCCACCGAGTTCGACGAGCAGCGCACCAAGGCCGTGCGCCTGCTCGGCGAGGACCTCGTCCTCTACAAGGACCGCTCCGGCAGCTACGGGATGCTCGAGCGCCACTGCCCGCACCGCCGCGCCGACCTCTCCTACGGCTACGTCGAGGAGTGCGGCCTGCGCTGCAGCTACCACGGCTGGGCCTTCGACGCCGAGGGAAACTGCACCTCCCAGCCCTTCGAGGACGTGCAGCACGAGAACCGGCGCTTCAGGGACTCGATCAAGGCCCGCGCCTATCCCGTCCAGGAGCTCGCCGGGCTCGTCTTCTGCTACCTCGGGCCACAACCCGCACCGCTCTGCCCGAACTGGGAGCTGTTCACCTACGAGAACGGCTTCCGCCAGATCGTCCTCGCCGAGGTGGACTGCAACTGGCTGCAGTGCGCGGAGAACAACATCGACCCGGTGCACTTCGAGTGGCTGCACAACAACTGGGCCCTCGAGCAGCTCGGCCGCTTCTCGAAGGGCGAGCGCGCCGCGGCGCACGTGCGCATCGGCATCGACGAGTGGGAGTACGGCTTCGGCTACAAGCGGATCCTCGAGAACACCGACGAGACCTCGCCGCTTTGGACCCAGCCGCGCCTGCACATGATGCCGAACCTGTTCATGCCGGGCGGCACGCACTTCGAGTACCGGGTGCCGGTCGACGACACGCACACCCTCTCGGTGGTCTGGAGCTACGAGCCCGTGCCCCTCGAGCAGCGCCCCTACGTGCAGGAGAAGATCCCCCACTGGTACGCCGAGATCACCGACCCGGTGACGGGGCGCTGGATCAACACCCACGTCATCAACCAGGACACGATCGCCTGGGTCGGCCAGGGCAGGCTCGCGGACCGCGAGAACGAGCACCTCGGCGCGAGCGACCTCGGCGTGCGGATGTTCCGCAAGCAGCTGCTCTCGGACCTCGCGGCCATCGCCGAGGGCCGCGACCCGATGGGCATCGTCCGCGACCCGGAGAAGAACTCCCCCGTCCGCTGGCCGGACGACCGGCGGCTGCTGATGGAGAAGGGGCTGCCGAAGAAGGAGTGGCTGCAGCGGCGCGAGCAGCGCCCCGACTCGCCGCGCCCCGCCGACGACTACTTCGCCTTCTACGCCGGCCAGCCCCCCGAGGTGCGCAAAGCCTACGAAGAGGCGATGGGGATCTAG
- a CDS encoding GNAT family N-acetyltransferase, which produces MIRLATRDDLGELVAMIRELAHFERALEEVEIDEAMLGRALFGEEPAAFARLALVDGSFAGMAIYFRSFSTWTGRPGICLEDLYVRPAHRGRGVGRALLAELACLAVAEGCPRLEWSVLDWNAPAIAFYRSIGALPMEEWTRYRLAGLALAAFAASG; this is translated from the coding sequence ATGATCCGCCTCGCCACCCGCGACGACCTCGGCGAGCTCGTCGCGATGATCCGCGAGCTCGCGCACTTCGAGCGCGCCCTCGAGGAGGTGGAGATCGACGAGGCGATGCTCGGACGGGCGCTCTTCGGCGAGGAGCCGGCCGCCTTCGCCCGGCTCGCGCTCGTCGACGGGAGTTTCGCCGGGATGGCGATCTACTTCCGGAGCTTCTCCACTTGGACGGGACGGCCGGGCATCTGCCTCGAGGACCTCTATGTCCGCCCCGCGCACCGTGGCCGCGGCGTGGGCCGGGCGCTGCTCGCCGAGCTGGCGTGCCTCGCCGTCGCCGAGGGGTGCCCGCGGCTCGAATGGTCGGTGCTCGACTGGAACGCGCCCGCGATCGCCTTTTACCGCTCGATCGGCGCGCTCCCAATGGAGGAGTGGACCCGCTACCGCCTCGCCGGCCTCGCGCTCGCGGCGTTCGCGGCCTCGGGCTGA
- a CDS encoding MFS transporter, producing the protein MPVQEESAVAASIFVDLGPLRRFPDFRRLWVGFGLRQFGTWLTVTTVVYQVFILTRSNVAVGLISVAQVVPGVITPVFGGAIVDAVDRRRLLVVTALLLSVSSVALALNALGGHPALWPLYVCSGATWALTGIDTPTRTAVLITLVDRDSYIAANVLRQALSQLGQVAGPAIAGVLIATFSHDIAAVYWIDVAVTLAATRSVLRLPALGAAGGRFSLSSIAEGFAFLKRRQVIQACFLADINATLLGLPTSLFPYMAFVHFHGGARTFGLLTASPGIGALLGATVSGWTQRVRYQGRAVLIAVVVWGLAIAAFGFVPWLAAGVALLAIAGWGNAVSAVMRNTILQAETPNRLRGRLTSLQSISVQIGRLGNAEAGFVAALSNAQLSIVSGGLGCILGVLAIARFMPAYARYRLDARPSAPDEMEEGATG; encoded by the coding sequence GTGCCCGTCCAAGAGGAGAGCGCAGTCGCCGCATCGATCTTCGTCGACCTCGGGCCGCTCCGGCGTTTCCCCGACTTCCGCCGGCTGTGGGTCGGCTTCGGCCTCCGTCAGTTCGGCACCTGGCTCACGGTGACCACCGTCGTCTACCAGGTCTTCATCCTCACGCGCTCCAACGTCGCGGTCGGCCTGATCAGCGTGGCGCAGGTCGTGCCCGGCGTGATCACGCCGGTCTTCGGCGGGGCGATCGTCGACGCCGTCGACCGCCGGCGCCTCCTCGTCGTCACCGCGCTGCTGCTGTCGGTCTCAAGCGTCGCCCTCGCGCTCAACGCCCTCGGCGGGCACCCGGCGCTGTGGCCCCTCTACGTCTGCTCCGGGGCGACCTGGGCGCTCACCGGCATCGACACGCCGACGCGCACCGCCGTGCTCATCACCTTGGTGGACCGCGACTCCTACATCGCCGCGAACGTCCTCCGCCAGGCGCTCTCCCAGCTCGGGCAGGTCGCCGGGCCCGCGATCGCCGGGGTGCTCATCGCCACCTTCTCCCACGACATCGCGGCGGTCTACTGGATCGACGTCGCGGTGACGCTGGCCGCGACGCGCTCGGTGCTGCGGCTCCCCGCCCTCGGCGCGGCAGGCGGTCGCTTCAGCCTGTCGTCGATCGCCGAGGGCTTCGCCTTTCTGAAGCGCCGGCAGGTGATCCAGGCCTGCTTCCTCGCGGACATCAACGCGACGCTGCTCGGCCTGCCGACCTCGCTCTTCCCCTACATGGCCTTTGTCCACTTCCACGGCGGGGCGCGCACCTTCGGCCTCCTCACCGCCTCGCCAGGGATCGGCGCGCTCCTCGGCGCGACGGTGAGCGGCTGGACCCAGCGCGTCCGCTACCAGGGGCGCGCGGTGCTGATCGCGGTGGTCGTCTGGGGGCTTGCGATCGCCGCCTTCGGCTTCGTCCCGTGGCTCGCCGCGGGAGTCGCGCTGCTCGCCATCGCGGGCTGGGGGAACGCCGTCTCGGCGGTGATGCGCAACACCATCCTCCAGGCCGAGACGCCCAATCGCCTGCGCGGGCGGCTCACCTCGCTGCAGAGCATCTCGGTGCAGATCGGCCGCCTCGGCAACGCTGAGGCCGGCTTCGTCGCGGCGCTCTCGAACGCACAGCTCTCGATCGTCTCGGGAGGGCTCGGCTGCATCCTCGGCGTGCTCGCGATCGCCCGCTTCATGCCCGCGTACGCCCGCTACCGCCTCGACGCCCGCCCGAGCGCGCCGGACGAGATGGAGGAGGGCGCGACGGGGTAA
- a CDS encoding amidohydrolase family protein, with amino-acid sequence MLRQVDPTAVATNAELLISADSHVDEPPDLWATRLPADLRDALPPLPDRSGDLPGATDPADRLGVMERDGVSMEVLYPTLGLTQYKLTDAHLQRECFRVYNDWIVEYCAGTPGRLVGVPMISAYDIDLAVKELERTTAAGLKGALLWHVPPDGLEYTTGHYDRLWAAAEEMAAPINLHILSGFSYSSRQRMRGIEQFRGSVEYKVMDAIHGLFDFLFYGTLDRFPRLKLVLVEFEIGWIPWILQQWDYYARRHGEMNGLELSASPSELFERQVYATFVSDEVGSHHFPHGWGVRNCMWSNDFPHGNSSWPNSRQVIDRDLGGLAPEVLRRILSENVTELYGLEAPPPIGG; translated from the coding sequence GTGCTGAGGCAGGTGGACCCGACGGCGGTCGCCACCAATGCGGAGCTGCTCATCTCGGCGGACTCCCACGTCGACGAGCCTCCCGACCTCTGGGCGACACGCCTCCCGGCCGACCTTCGCGACGCGCTCCCTCCGCTCCCGGACCGTTCCGGGGACCTGCCCGGCGCGACCGATCCGGCGGACCGCCTCGGCGTCATGGAGCGCGACGGAGTGAGCATGGAGGTGCTCTATCCGACGCTCGGGCTCACCCAGTACAAGCTGACCGACGCGCACCTGCAGCGCGAGTGCTTCCGGGTCTACAACGACTGGATCGTCGAGTACTGCGCCGGCACCCCGGGACGCCTCGTCGGGGTGCCGATGATCTCCGCCTACGACATCGACCTCGCCGTGAAAGAGCTCGAGCGCACCACCGCGGCGGGGCTGAAGGGCGCCCTCCTCTGGCACGTCCCTCCGGATGGCCTCGAGTACACGACGGGCCACTACGACCGGCTGTGGGCCGCGGCCGAGGAGATGGCGGCGCCGATCAACCTCCACATCCTGTCGGGCTTCAGCTACTCGAGCCGCCAGCGGATGCGCGGCATCGAGCAGTTCCGCGGCAGCGTCGAGTACAAGGTGATGGACGCCATCCACGGCCTCTTCGACTTCCTCTTCTACGGCACCCTTGACCGCTTCCCCCGCCTGAAGCTCGTGCTCGTCGAGTTCGAGATCGGCTGGATCCCCTGGATCCTCCAGCAGTGGGACTACTACGCGCGCCGTCACGGGGAGATGAACGGCCTCGAGCTGAGCGCTTCGCCGAGCGAGCTCTTCGAGCGGCAGGTCTACGCGACCTTCGTCAGCGACGAGGTCGGCTCGCACCACTTCCCGCACGGCTGGGGGGTGCGCAACTGCATGTGGTCGAACGACTTCCCCCACGGCAACAGCAGCTGGCCGAACTCCCGCCAGGTGATCGACCGCGACCTCGGTGGCCTCGCCCCCGAGGTGCTGCGGCGGATCCTCTCCGAGAACGTCACCGAGCTCTACGGCCTCGAGGCGCCACCCCCGATCGGGGGCTGA